The Acidobacteriota bacterium sequence GTGACGCCGGTCCCGAGCGAGCCGTACACGATCGAGTACGCGCCCAGCGCGCCGTACCCGTTGTTCGTGATGTTGACGCCGTCGACGAAGTAGGCGTTCTCGAGCCCGGAGGAGCCGGAGATCGACGCGTTGACCTGGCCGGTCCCGCCGCCGTCCGACACGCCCGGGGCGATGGAGAACACCGAAACGAGGTTCCGGCCCAGCGGCACGTAGGGCGCGAAGTCCTCGACCTTCACCGACTCGCCGGTCGTGGTGCTCTTCAGGTCGACCACGGGAGCCTGGGACTCCACCCGGATCTCCTCCTCGAGCCCCTTCTGGAGCGCGAAGGGCACCTGGGTGCGGCGGCCGATGAAGACGTCGACGTCGCTCTGGACCACGGCGCCGTAGCCCTCGGCCTCCGCCTTGACGGAGTAGCGACCGGGGCTCAGCCCGCGGAACGAGTAGCGGCCCTCGGCGTCGGTGATCGCCGTCCGGGTCCCCTGCGGACCGACGATCGTGACGACCGCCCCGTCGATGGGGTTGCCGTCGGCGTCGGCGACCACCCCCTCGAGCGTCCCTGTCGTCCGCTCCTGTGCGAGCGCGAATCCGGCCGCGAGCAGGAGCAGCAGCAGGACGATCCCGAATTTCCTCATGCCACCTCCTCTGTTGTGATGGCCCCGCACGGATCGGGGACGTTTTTCGCCAAACTTTCGCCTCGGCGCGGACGACCGCGCGCCCGGGGCGTAGCAACCACGGTGCCAGAGCAGCGATTCCACCCAACCCATTGTCGATAAGCGACTTAAGAAAACGGGCCGCGCCGGGACGGCACGCTGGCGTTCAAATTCTTGAATCCGTCCGGGAATCCGAACGCCGTCCGGATCTCAGCGCAGCCTTTCCCTCAGCCCCGCCCCCGGCCGGAACCGGACGACACGCACCGGTTCGAGCCGCGACAGCCGGCCGCTCCCCGGATCGCGGAACAGGCGGGGCCCCCGCCACCGGGCCTGGAAGGTGCCGAAACCGGTGACGACGACTCTCTCTCCCTGGTCGAGGGCGTCGGCGATCAGCCCCTCCCCTTCGGCGACGGAGAACAGGGCCCTGACCGCGCGGCGCGCCTCCGGCAGGCTCAGCCCCGCCAGCTCGGCGAGGCGGACGATCATCTCGTGACGGTTCATCCGTGTCCCTCCCACCCGACGGGACTCGGGCTCTTC is a genomic window containing:
- a CDS encoding HU family DNA-binding protein, coding for MNRHEMIVRLAELAGLSLPEARRAVRALFSVAEGEGLIADALDQGERVVVTGFGTFQARWRGPRLFRDPGSGRLSRLEPVRVVRFRPGAGLRERLR